A genome region from Bacteroidales bacterium includes the following:
- a CDS encoding response regulator transcription factor has product MKVILADDNEKFLEGLRFYLRKSKDIEIIAEVRNGLELLNNENLALADLVLIDLEMPQVGGIEATRKALWLYPHIRFIAITMYTDKAYLKTLVEAGFKGCVFKDELYTDLPVAIYDVMHGKYHFPPDILVQED; this is encoded by the coding sequence ATGAAGGTAATTCTTGCTGACGACAATGAAAAATTTCTGGAGGGACTCCGGTTCTACCTGCGGAAAAGCAAGGATATTGAAATAATTGCCGAAGTCAGAAACGGACTGGAGCTTCTGAACAATGAGAACCTGGCACTGGCCGACCTGGTACTAATAGATCTTGAGATGCCGCAAGTGGGAGGGATTGAAGCTACGCGGAAAGCACTCTGGTTGTATCCTCACATACGGTTTATAGCCATTACCATGTATACCGACAAGGCGTACCTCAAAACGCTTGTGGAAGCCGGTTTTAAGGGTTGCGTGTTTAAAGATGAACTTTACACCGATCTGCCTGTGGCAATCTATGATGTGATGCATGGTAAATACCACTTCCCTCCTGATATCCTGGTTCAGGAAGATTAG